In Mytilus trossulus isolate FHL-02 chromosome 10, PNRI_Mtr1.1.1.hap1, whole genome shotgun sequence, the DNA window ACTGAGATGCTAATCAGCTTTTTGTATACAGCTCAATATTGTGAAAGGTCTTAACTGTATAAACcatattttgtatacaaatgCCTTTATGGAGAGAAAACAATGGTATAGCATTGTTTTTTTCATCAGTatagtatatatgtataaaaatgtgTATCCAAAGAACAAGAATCATTCATAGTATTCATATAAATGATGTTGCATTTTGGTATCATGTAATGTAGTTTCCTAGTGAAAACCTGAGTATAGTTTTTTATGTGACATCTTATGAGTGTCATAACCTCTGTTCTTAACTATATATGCCAATTTTGTTTCAGGGTGATTATAAAAGTCAGAAAGAAGCAGCCTGGGCAATTACAAACCTGACATCAGGAGGCACTGTTGAACAGATAGCTTATTTGGTACAGTTAGGAGCCATCAAACCCCTATGTGATCTACTGACTGTCAAGGAGGCTAAAGTCTCACTAGTCATTCTGGATGCtgttaataatattataacggtatatactatataaagtatttaaaatttatcaatgcTTTGGAAAATTACAGAATTATCAAATGTGGACATCTTGTtggttatatgaacattttcattctttaatttgtttttttcttgttttacattatGATTACAGATATTGACCTTAGGTCCAAAAGAAATATGAACTGAAGAAAAAAGGGTCCAATCCATACAAACTTGATAACTGTTTATGGCCTTTTATAGTATATTTTGgattaacattttatttcattaggTTAATTCAATAGTATAAACCATATTTTCACACTTATATCCAGTGGTAAATTTAGGGTTGAATGACACActtaatttttcatatgaaattaaGCATATGAATGTTTATCAATTATTGAATAGGCAGCAGAAAAGATCGGCCAGCAAGAGATTGTATGTGTAATGGTTGAAGAGAGTGGTGGTCTAGATAAGATTGAAGATTTACAGAACCATGAGAATGAACATGTGTACAAGGCAGCTTTAGAATTGATAGAGAAATGGTTCGGTGGAGAGGTTAGTAATTCAGTCTCgaacaaaatttagtttttttaatgcaTGGATATTTTCTgttccaaataaaatattatgagGGAATAACAACATGAATTATAAAGCTGAAGATGTAAAATTAAACTTGATACACCTAAATGTGGCAAATAAGACTAGTTTTTTCACTGATTTTTTTCAGGTTatgaatatgataaaaagttTATAGGTTCAATGCATTTTGCATGTACAGATAACTTGcggtaaaaaataaacttttttataatttgttattctAATTTCACTTACAAAgattgcaaaaatatttttgtttcaagcagcatatttaatattaaattgtcaagtttgaaaataatacCTGGTCTTTTATATTATTCTGTCACACTGATGTTAATGTAatattttgacgtttttcagGAAGAGGATGAGAGTTTAGCTCCCACATCTACAGATGGTAATGCCTATCAATTCAATGCAGCAGCAACCATTCCACAACAAGGTTTCTCTTTCTAATCTCAGGACATTGGAAAAGTAGACTGTGATATCAATTAAATGATTAGGATGATGTTGTCTTAGTGAGGTTAAATGCTGAGAAACGTTTTAATAAGAACAGAGAAGCATAATACTGCAGTGAAATTATAATAGAATACAAAGTGCTATCACTGTTTCCATGTTATGTCTATTTGTAAAGTGCTCAATTGtactaatatttttaatatggaagaatttatgattttgaaactGTTAATATATTATTTCTTGTCTAAAAAGAGGCAACATattgtaaaagtttaatttatattatttttaataacacgTGATGTATCAGAAATTAATTCACTTAGATGCACAGagttgtttaatataaaaatgatcgGGAAAATTTTTTGTCAtctgagaaaaataaattgacaatagGGTTGCAATGATACAAGTATAATTCTCTTTTATTTGAACCAATGCTTTACAAATAGTTCTTTATCCTTTAGAAAGAAATAGTCAGTGTTACAACCTGTTCTAGCaaggtaaaattattttttttacacatattttgtcCACTTCTAATGTATTGTGGTTATTAACATCATTGCAATCCTAGTCTAGAAGAGAGATAAATGtgcaataacaaaatgtaaatgcTCAAAATGCCATGTCGTGTGTATAAAGTAAGCATGTTATTCatgggctattccagaaaaaaaatgtgggaTTTGGGGGTTTGAAGAATGCtttcttccaaaaaaaaactggtTTTAAGTCTTTTCATGTACCTATATGTTCATTTTAGTGCCTTCTAGTCCattctcatttaaaaaaaaatctggaataGCTCTCAAAAGATTAATGATCTCAGTTTACTGTAACATTGTCTCTAATGCTCAATTTTGAGTTATGGGTACAGTATTGTGGTCACTCATAAGACCACTGAATGTATGTCCTGTCAATACAATATACATGGATACACAGTAGCTTTGTGAGTGAGCTGTTAAACTGTATCTATATCAATATGTATTCCTTCATGTGAAGATGCTAGTTAATAATAGTgctattaattattttgaaaggaGTTCTGGCAACTTGCTGTAAATGTATGTGAAGTATGAAATTTTATTCTCATTTGTGTATGAATGTCCTTTCATCTAGTCTTTCTTTCGATCTTgtctatcattttgtacatttcattcatatcaacagataaaaaaaacaaaacttatttaTTGTTGTGTTCATTTATGTGACCttaatttttatggttcattgataattgtttaatattgtttgtcCAAAAATAGGTCCGCTATTTGCAGTCCCCTACCAATAAAGTTGAAGGTGGCTTTAGGTTTGCATTTCGTCCATCTAACAGTACTGCAAAtcagttttcaaatattttttttcatgcttGAAGATGTTGATTTGTAAAGGGTAGAGGACGATGTATTGCCATCCAATACTCTCAGAatgcttatttatatatttcttgtgtACACATGTTTGTCTGGTCCTGGTTCATTGTTGCATTGACCTTGATCTCGAGATTTTCAACCTATTTCAATCATTAAGTGCCCATGGCTGTATGATAAGAATCCATCTGACCTGTAACTCTTCCTAAGAATAACTGGAATTACCAAAAGAATATCACAAGACCACCAACTAACTcctgaaaaaaacatgtacaaacCTCGTGTATTGGCAGAGCAAACATGTTGTGGATACACCAAGTTTTACAAGCCTTCGACTCTCCCATTTCTGGGAGGTTGGCCAAACAGAAATAAGATAGCACATGTCAATCATTTGGAAAGTTCAGTTTTCACTCCAATGAATTCAAGTTATCTCATTTGAAGGTGTAAATATTGGAAATGAGATGCTGACCTTACCTGTTCAACAATCAGCtggtttaaggtggtacctaacactacagggagataactctgtaaagttagctaaactttttaatgacgtgttgtaaaaggaatataaaGCTTCCCAATGGTCAAAATTGgtatttgtcaaactgctatataaccagtgtaatttttctgacaaaacagttggttcaaattttttgatatttatatagtttttgtcgagcctgcaacttttgttgcagaaagctcgacatagggatagtgcgacggcggtgttagctcacttcttaaatgctttatattttagaaggtagaagacccgGATGCGTCATAcgttgtatatagatgcctcatgttacgaactttttgtcagtcacatgtccaatgtccttgacctcattttcatggttcagtgactatttgaaaaaaaagttaatattttttgtaatgaaaaattctctcttattataagtaattggataactatatttggtatgtgcgtaccttgcaaggtcctcatgcctgtcggacagttttcacttgacctcatcCTCATTTCTTGGATCAGTgaacaatgttaagttttcgtggtcaagtccatatctcagatactataaacaataggtctagtatatttggtgtatggaaggactgtaaggtatacatgtccaactggcaggtgtcatctgaccttgacctcattttcacggtccattgttaagttttaagtgtttgtgttttggtctgtttttctttatttataagcaataagtcgactatatttgttgtattgaagaattgttagctgtacatgtctgcctggcatggttcatctgacctcacgacagaccttgacctcattttcatggttcattgatcaatgtttcattttcttggttaatgttgagttaaTGTGACAgctgtaataaagctttatatttaggtctattaagatagtatcaaggattagtaaagaaggcgagacatttcagaatgtgcactcttgtgttaaaggatcaaagtaaatactttgacaaaattttatgaaaaaaaattttgtcaaactaattttagtgaaagtgttgggtaccaccttaattcgTTTTCATGTAATAATTACAGGTTACAATACTTGGATTCTAGAGTTTGCTAAGTAAactacctcattttcatggttcagcaaTTAACATTTGTAAACAGATGCAGTATCAAAGACCTTTTGATATGTTCTGCGCAGCAAAAGTTTTGGATATTACTTTTCCAGTTATTATGCTGTTAATTTGCAAACAACATCTTTTCCCTATTATAAAGACTATGATACTTTGAATGCAGTTGTGTAATCACAAGCAAGCCAACATTGGATACTTTATAACCCACTAGTTTCTGATTGTGGATTTTTGTCAAGCCTtggactttagtcgaaaaagcgagactaagcgatcctacattccgtcgtcatcggcggcggcgtcaacaaatattcactctgtggttaaagtttttgaaattttaataactttcttaaactttactggatttctaccaaactttgacagaagcttgtttatgatcataagatagtatccggaagtaaattttgtaaaaataaaattctatttttccgtattttactaaaaatggacttagttttttctgcggggaaacaaaacattcactctgtggttaaagtttttaaaattttaataactttcttaaactatcctgtgtttgtaccaaacttggacagaatatatcattgtatccagaagtacagtttgtaaaaagattactctgctttttctgtacttttaaatggacttatttttcttacaatcataaaatagtaacaagaggaatatttttattgatttttttcctcattgttgttgagcctgcaatttacagcaaaaataggcgataCACTGGGTTCCgaggaacccttacaatttttttctgtttccatacttgggggggggggggggggtaggaaCTACGCTCGCTGGTTTGGGCCCGATGTGAGcttttgccatcacttggcgtccgtcgtcattgtaaactatttcaaaaatcttctcggAAACCACAAGGCCAAATACCTTCCAACTTTTACtaaatgttccttagggtatctagttatGGGCCTGCCACTAAGTGGTCTGGgacatatagttttacccttgtccaaAATTCCATCATTCCACAACAAACTATTATATGGAGTTTTTTTCAAAACcgcttcagatattgggctgatttatgGAATGTAAGTTCTCCATGATGAGTTGCAGATCAAGTTAAGTTTTGTTCTGCTCTGCTAATTTTGCCAAAATTACGGGGTTTGGacttgataaattgttgaaaatcagttatacagactttttttctaaacgctttcagatattgggatGATTTTTGGCATGTGAGTTAACCAAGATAAGATACAATTCAAGCTAAAGTTTtgttctgattggctaattttTGTCGAGATTatgggctttggactttgataaatttttaaccagatgctccgcagggcgtagctttatacgaccgcagaggttgaaccctgaacagttggggcaagtatggacacaacattcaagctggattcagctctaaatttggattgtgattaaatagttgacacagcataggtttctgacacagaatgaatgtgttctaatgaacttaaaattttggttttctcttagagcaattcactatgctgttgaatattaatcctctcaaaaaaatgtttgaagaaatttgctttttatttatgaaatttcaattgagaaaattgaacccaatttttttaattcacatccccctttcccttatttcaaaactaatctcaattaaaatttctaatggagtttgcaacaattactactcatttaaatacatcataaaatattaagatgtaaaaaaaactgcttgttatcactgaatggtaaagattattttaatttatcagttggtagtaaaaagtgaatataaattgtatattgtatatataacaaagatttaagttgattctggacaaagaaagataactccaaataaaaaaaaatcttacaattagataattcttgcttactattctggacaaagaaagataactctaataaaaaacaaaattgctatttcacaatattttgcaataagatatttcttgccattgcgcaatactgtgcaattgaaaagacttgctattgcacaaaacttaatataataattttagatcctgatttggaccaacttgaaaactgggcccataatcaaaaatctaagtacatgtttggattcagcatatcaaagaaccccaagatttcaatttttgttaaaatcaaactaagtttaattttggaccctttggactttaatgtagaccaatttgaaaacaagaccaaaaatgaggaatctacatacacagttagatttggcatatcaaagaaccccatttattcaatttttgatgaaatcaaacaaagtttaattttggaccccgatttggaccaacttgaaaactgggccgataatcaagaatctaagtacatttttagattcagcatatcaaagaacccaaccgattaattttttgtcaaaatcaaacgaagtttaattttggaccctttggaccttgatgtagaccaatttgaaaacgggaccaaaagttaaaaatctacatacacagttagattcggcatatcaaagaaccccaattattcaattttgatgaaatcaaacaaagtttaattttggaccctttgggccccttattcctaaactgttgggaccaaaactcccaaaatcattaccagcCTTCcatttatggtcataaaccttgtgtttaaatttcatagatttctatttacttatactaaagttatggtgcgaaaaccaagaaaaatgcttatttgggtccctttttggccccttattcctaaactgttgggacctaaactcccaaaattaataccaaccttccttttgtggtcataaacattgcgtttaaatttcattattttctatttacttaaactaaagttattgtgcgaaaaccaagaataatgcttatttgggcccttttttggcccctaattcctacactattgaaaccaaaactcccaaaatcaatcccaacctttcttttgtggtcataaaccttgtgtcaaaatttcatagatttctattaacttaaactaaagttatagtgcgaaaaccaagaaaatgcttatttgggccctttttggcccctaattcctaaactgttgggaccaaaactcccaaaatcaataccaaccttccttttgtggtcataaaccttgtgataaaattttatagatttatattcacttttactaaagttagagtgcgaaaactaaaagtattcggacgacgacgacgacgacgacgacgacgccaacgtgatagcaatatacgacgaaaattttttcaaaatttgcggtcgtataaaaatcaattgtaaatgctttcagatattgggctgttttttttggtgtgtgagctaaccatgatgagttgcagatcaagtttaagtttctttCCACTGCgctaatttttctaaaatttaggGTTCACAACTTTGAAACTAAGTTTGCCTTTATGAAATGTtacaaaacttatacacaatgatTTTTACCACAACACAGATCAGGTTCGAACTATGGTTGCATCACCCAAACCTAGAGTTATGTCAATTTACAAATGGATTAATTGttgaatttttcgtttctgttctaACTTGAGTTTGCCTTTACCAAactttatgaaacttatatacaaggcttattaccacaaacctcagaacaagtacaaatttgggtagtGGTCTTTAACTGTTCCTCAGTTATGTCTGTTTATAACTATATGATATCGACAAGAGGGGCATCATTTGTGTCCCATGAATAATGTGATGTCCCTTTTTAACTGAACTAGGACAAAAGTTTAATTAGTGGTCAGCTGAGGACCACCTCATTGTGCGGGATTTGTCACTGCGTTGAAAACCCATTGATTGTGTTgggttgtctgctctttgggtGGGTTGTTATCTCAACTTATCTGTTTGACATATTCCCCTTTTCGATtactaatataaattttaagtttCCGTCTGTCACATGTCTATTGTctttggcctcattttcatggttcattgactacTTTCAAATCTTAATATCtctttttataactatttggtatgtgcgtaccttaaTATTCATGCCTGTCGTGAATTATTTACGATGAACATGTCAGTTTGGCATgttttatatgaccttgacctcgaTTTTACAGTTCATTGACCgatgtttgtttgtctgtttttctgttACTTTAAGCaatatatatttggtgtataaaataattgtaagaTATAATTGTCTGTCTGGAAATaattatttgaccatgaccctattttcatggttaatggaaaatctgaacttttccctggttatgcaataggtcaaatTTTTACAGCATTTAATGATtgcaaggtgtacatgtataactCAAGGGTTCATCTGATCTTGACTTTATTTCAATAgttcattgattgattttaaGTTTTACTGGTTAAGCTAGTTTCTTAGATACCGATACTATGTGCAATGTGTCGACTATATTTGGCTTATCTAACTTTGGACTATATGGAGGTTATGTGAaagttgtagtaaagctttctatataggactatcaacataaaatcaatggttAGTAAAAAGAGGCGAGAAATTTCATCGTGTGTTCTCTTGTCCACATAATTTAAACTTCACTTATCATGGAGTATATTCCATGGTTTAACGATTATTCCGCGTAACCCAGTCATTTGAGTGTGAtcttccccccctttttttttaaattttttttattaaactgtaTATTCCTATTATACCACAATTACGTTTCATGAATGCATCCCCCATTTTTGACAAAGTTTTAATTCTTCGTAGCTGTTTTTGAATTCATTGTTCAGTCattgacgggtgccacatgtggagcagtatctgcttacccttccggagcacctgagatcaccccagtttttggtggggttcgtcttgcttagtctttagttttctatgttgtgtttgtgtattattatttgtctgtttgtcgtaTTATTTTTtgcatggcgttgtcagtttattttcaatctatgagtttgactgtccctctggttaCTTTCGTCCCTTTAAAAGTGGTGTATTTTGATGCTTGAGTgaatgattctttttttttaaattttttaaccaATCTTACAAGCAGTCTACTATTCGGTAAATAGACAAAATCAATTTAACATGGCTGACATTCAACcatatacttatttatttaagtatttgCACCCATAGTGTACGGTTGAATgctaaaacaaattttatatacatgtacaacaaagtAATTATACAAACTTAACACAAAAAACTTAAAGTAATACAAAGTATACATTTTACAGTAATTTTCCTGTCATTCTAATTACTGCGTGACCTCTAACCGTAAATTCGATAGTTTTTGACAATATTCAAATGCACGATATGGAGTCCACATTATTATGTCCCAGAAGTTTAGTGGAAGTTCTTCAAATTCGTTCGTCCTTCCAGCTTCCAAAGCTTTGATAACCATGGTGGCAcaattatttgtaattaatgAATACTTTTCGGTTGTCTTGGCCTGATGCCACCACGCGACAACTTTATCTTGATCCAATATACAATTTCTTAGTTTGACCTTGCGGTCAGCTTCCCTTCCTTCTAACACGACGTCATCATGGTATGATGGCATACAGTGGGGTTTGAGTGGATAAATCTGAAAgagtaatatatttataagtttacACATGGATTGTTTTAGTGTCTAGCGTCTAGCTCTTTCTTCCATCTGTATAGGCACTTATAATGACCAAGACTTTCTTATTGGTAACATTGTTGAGGTATTCAGTATATGTCTCTTTTTGAAAAGGTTCTTATTTTCATTCGctctaaaatataatgaaattgtgGAGCTATCGTTTCCAGTTAGCTATTAAGTAGTTTCTGTAGTTTTGATCGAATATTTTCCCTACTTGTTCATACCTTTGTTCTACAAAACCAATCACAAGATTTGTATAACTAGGGCCAACGTTTGGTTAACATGTCTGTACCATTAACCTGCCTTTATATGTCCGTTATTATCACCACCAAAATAAAAGGAACGCTTCAAGAACGGTTTCCAAGTCTTCGATGATGAAACCATTTCAAATCTACTATCTATATCTTTCCGTTTCTTATTAATAaattcattatagataccaggattaaaatttcgTATTTGcggcagacgcgcgtttcgtctacaaaagccAGTATCTGATAGGCCTAACACATGGGGAATACTTGTATACGAACTTTGGAGATTGAaactggttattttttttttctggatttcTATTCAGTATGTGGTTTAAAAATTCCATATCGTTCATAATATAACGTTGTATCAATGGGCAAAGATTTTTCAGTAGACCTATTGAACGATTTAGACTTGAGTTAtagatcaaacaaaaaaatattacgaCTAAAGGGAATCGTAATAATAttgaattgttcatgacttaTGATCATCTTTAATTATAAGACAAAGATATTCGAATCACacatttacataaattgtctTTTTACGCTTTTATTTAGATAGAAAATAGAACTAAAGTTGGTTCGTAAAGCTTTCTCAACGAAATCCTTAATTATCAATGGATATTAACTGAGTCAActcaggggcagatccagccattttaaaaggtgGGTGGggaggggggttccaactataagtccccattcaaatgcattgatcgggcaaaaaaaaaggggggggggtccaacccccggaaccccaccccctggatccgccaatgcaACTGTGTTTAATAGTAATACATACCATTGTAGTAGGGATAGACAGTAAAACTGTAGATATCTTAAATGGCGAAAAGCCAACTGTCTTAGCAACACTTTTACATCCACTCAGTTCCAACCATGTTGTCAGAGTCGATCGGTCTTCATCACATGGCCACCAGCTAATGTGGGTACCATTTGGTAATGTAAGTGAGGCGTGCCCAAGCGCTGACCCAATAGGATCCCATTCGTAAAACCGCACTACCATTTCCAATCACCTAAAAGTTCAATGGATGGTTTTAAAAGATTATGTAGAAATCAACATTAGATATTTCcacttcattttaaaacaaatatttaatgagtATTTTTTCAggataatgtttttaaaaaaaacccgatcatgttatcatggttatatcATCGGCATCTTCAACGTTCAATCGAAGTAGACATTTCTTTATCATGCATTTAAGGTGAAATGGGACACCCAAATTACACACAGACTTATATATCTCGTTAACATTTTTAGGGATTGACCAGATCCAAACTCCAACCTGCAGCTTTATACTTTATACTTATtagtcagtggcggatccaagaattttcataagtgggggcccactgactgacctaagagggggcccgctccagtcacacttcagtgtttcctatataagcaaccaaattttttcccaaaaaaaggggggccgGGACCCctgcccccctaaatccgcctctgttaGCTACAACAGATATAAGCATATCATATACATTGAATCGAAagttcaataaaacaaaatcatgatcTGAACTATCATTGTTGTCTTATTGTTGCTGTTCTATAACCACCTTAAACACGAATCTATTGTCGGTTTCAGATTTGCCCATTTTATTCTACCtgaaacatttatcatgtttaaaacCCAACTGTTTACATGATATGCAATGCATCACTAATTAACCAGCTAAAACGATGTTACGTATATAAATACTGTCAGACATTTTCCGCTCAGTTCTTTATTCGACGCAGAGCCTTTTCGtgttaatttctatattttctttctCTACAAATACTACATACCTTTAGCTATGTTATCATTCAAAGCTTAACTGCTTTGTCTCCCCGGGTGGAATTTCGTAATCATTTGTGAAAATTCATTACCTATTTTTAGACCTGGGAAGTTCCAACTTTTATAATGACCTATTTGTTTGTAAACCGTTATAAATAAACTTGTATACCCGTTTCATATGGGACTTTTAAAAAGAGATCAATTTGATTATTAATGTATGTTAAGAAAACAGGTAGATTTTCTACTATGACCCGTGTACGAATATGTCCCGGGATGATTCCTCACAAGAATTCATCTCTGAAAAATATTTACCTACATACATTAACAAGGTAtcaatgtattgtttttaaaaagtctacTGGAAGTCTTTGAATAATGATTGTATGGTATGAACTAGAATATAAGGGATATTCGTAGCTAGATTTAGAAATCTTTGactattttatatgtttgtaaAATCTTATGTAGCAATAAGTCAAGTTGAATGTTgaagaaattaaatttaaattaactaGCATATCATGCACTTCAACATGTCAAATAAACCCTTCTtttgtgtttaattttgaatgCATTCAGCACTTGCAAGGCCGTAAGTAGGCATCTTATTTTAGTGAGGCAAACTAATTGAGCCGAGCGAAGCGAGGCGAAATCCTGCATTCTAGGCATTTTTAGAGagtttgataatattttgaatttgcacactttttgtaaaaaaaatcatattttaagactttttataaaataactaacaccaaatttttaacaacttttaaaaaatttatatgtAAGATAATCATCCAAATATCACTGATTTGAGTCTGCTGCTAGAGCATAGAACAAAATTTGATACAGTAGAGTTTGCCAAATTTTTCTATGGGCGGTTCAGTC includes these proteins:
- the LOC134686497 gene encoding uncharacterized protein LOC134686497 → MVVRFYEWDPIGSALGHASLTLPNGTHISWWPCDEDRSTLTTWLELSGCKSVAKTVGFSPFKISTVLLSIPTTMIYPLKPHCMPSYHDDVVLEGREADRKVKLRNCILDQDKVVAWWHQAKTTEKYSLITNNCATMVIKALEAGRTNEFEELPLNFWDIIMWTPYRAFEYCQKLSNLRLEVTQ